A region of Subdoligranulum variabile DNA encodes the following proteins:
- a CDS encoding ZIP family metal transporter yields MHPLLLTTLAGLSTGLGGLIALLFRPGEKLLTVSAGFAGGVMLAASLADLVPGALTFYSAYLPPLGCGAALVLLLLAGMVVAALLGRLLPDEAELALRLAGDSARTAALRTALLTGTALLLHNFPEGVLTLFAGTADPALGWRTTLAIALHNIPEGLAVAVPFVFALHSRTLGALAAFLSGLAEPAGAVLALLFLQRWFTPGFLNGTVVLVAGVMLWVALGQLLPAALTGRNRIVGLPGAAAGILLMLLGIAALP; encoded by the coding sequence ATGCATCCATTGCTGCTCACCACCCTGGCCGGGCTGTCCACCGGCCTGGGCGGCCTCATCGCCCTGCTCTTCCGCCCCGGCGAAAAGCTGCTCACCGTCAGCGCCGGTTTTGCGGGAGGCGTTATGCTGGCAGCCTCGCTGGCTGATCTGGTGCCCGGGGCGCTGACCTTTTACAGTGCCTATCTGCCACCGCTGGGCTGCGGAGCGGCGCTGGTTCTGTTGCTGCTGGCTGGCATGGTGGTGGCGGCCCTGCTGGGACGGCTGTTGCCCGACGAGGCCGAACTGGCGTTGCGCCTGGCGGGGGACAGCGCCCGCACGGCGGCCCTGCGCACCGCGCTGCTCACCGGCACGGCCCTGCTGCTGCACAATTTTCCCGAAGGCGTGCTGACCCTCTTTGCCGGAACGGCGGACCCGGCCCTGGGATGGCGCACCACCCTGGCCATCGCCCTGCACAACATTCCCGAAGGACTGGCTGTGGCGGTGCCCTTTGTCTTTGCCCTGCACAGCCGGACGCTGGGAGCCCTGGCGGCCTTCCTCTCGGGATTGGCCGAACCGGCGGGAGCGGTGCTGGCTCTTCTTTTTCTGCAGCGGTGGTTTACCCCGGGGTTCCTCAACGGTACGGTGGTGCTGGTGGCGGGGGTCATGCTGTGGGTGGCTTTGGGACAGCTGCTGCCTGCGGCGCTGACCGGACGGAACCGGATCGTCGGACTTCCCGGTGCGGCGGCGGGCATCCTGCTGATGCTGCTGGGCATTGCGGCTTTGCCCTGA
- the deoC gene encoding deoxyribose-phosphate aldolase, which yields MLSKVDHTLLKPEATWPQIQTLCDEAIANHCASVCINTCYVKQAVEYMAGRVPVCCVVGFPLGAMDTRSKAFEAKTAVENGASEVDMVINIGWLKNKQYDDVRADIAAVKAAVGDKVLKVIIETCLLTDEEKIKMCDIVPEAGADFIKTSTGFSTGGATFHDVELFAEHVKGRCKIKAAGGISTVEDIEKFLDLGADRLGTSRAVKLLTTGESGSGY from the coding sequence ATGCTGAGCAAGGTGGATCACACCCTGCTCAAGCCGGAGGCCACCTGGCCCCAGATCCAGACTCTCTGCGATGAGGCCATCGCCAACCACTGTGCTTCGGTCTGCATCAACACCTGCTATGTCAAGCAGGCGGTGGAATATATGGCCGGTCGGGTGCCGGTGTGCTGCGTCGTCGGTTTCCCTCTGGGTGCCATGGACACCCGGAGCAAGGCCTTTGAGGCCAAGACGGCGGTGGAAAACGGCGCCTCGGAAGTGGATATGGTCATCAACATCGGCTGGCTGAAGAACAAGCAGTACGATGACGTCCGTGCCGACATCGCCGCCGTCAAGGCGGCTGTGGGAGACAAGGTGCTCAAGGTCATCATCGAGACCTGCCTGCTCACCGATGAGGAAAAGATCAAGATGTGCGACATCGTGCCCGAAGCCGGTGCCGACTTCATCAAGACTTCCACCGGTTTCTCCACCGGCGGCGCCACCTTCCATGACGTGGAACTTTTTGCCGAGCACGTCAAGGGTCGCTGCAAGATCAAGGCGGCGGGCGGCATCTCCACCGTGGAGGACATCGAAAAGTTCCTCGACCTGGGCGCTGACCGCCTGGGTACCTCCCGTGCCGTCAAGCTGCTGACCACCGGCGAGTCCGGCAGCGGCTACTGA
- a CDS encoding GtrA family protein, which translates to MQKIKDFIVKYYEGLAYLFFGGVATLLNLVLFAAFQAAFGTDFAAGIGNVIDNIICILFAYWTNHTFVFRSENKGKAALAEFGQFVSCRIATMIMDQCIIWLGVSLIGPHVAFAAANGELWAMGVKLFSQVMVILSNYVFSKLFIFKKK; encoded by the coding sequence ATGCAAAAAATCAAAGATTTCATCGTAAAATATTACGAGGGCCTGGCCTACCTGTTCTTCGGCGGGGTGGCCACCCTGTTGAACCTGGTGCTGTTCGCGGCGTTCCAGGCAGCCTTCGGCACGGACTTTGCCGCCGGCATCGGCAACGTCATCGACAACATCATCTGTATCCTCTTCGCCTATTGGACCAACCACACCTTCGTTTTCCGCAGCGAGAACAAGGGCAAGGCGGCCCTGGCGGAGTTCGGGCAGTTTGTGTCCTGCCGCATTGCCACGATGATCATGGACCAGTGCATCATCTGGCTGGGGGTCTCCCTCATCGGGCCCCATGTGGCGTTTGCCGCGGCCAACGGCGAACTGTGGGCCATGGGCGTCAAGCTGTTCAGCCAGGTCATGGTCATCCTCTCCAACTACGTGTTCAGCAAACTGTTCATTTTTAAAAAGAAATAA
- a CDS encoding bifunctional 4-hydroxy-3-methylbut-2-enyl diphosphate reductase/30S ribosomal protein S1 gives MKVIRAKTAGFCFGVDRAVKLTYDLLGQGRRVATLGPLIHNPQVVQDLEAKGALTCDGVEDVPDGYEVIIRSHGVPQNVYEKISTRGLAYHDATCPFVAKIHKLAAEAGKKGALLLVAGDANHPEVQGIVGHATGPVRVFADLEELQNLLPELLQQESIHVVAQTTFRVESWESCKAFLKKECTKAEIFDTICNATWARQQEAEDLSQKCDRMVVIGGHHSSNTQKLLQVAARHTTAINVETADELDPAWLAGAETVGVTAGASTPSSIIEEVLNSMSEEIRDDMSFEEMLAASEAKPLYAGKIVKAKVISVSPTECVVGIDGSKHTGVVTLREMSHDPNAKMEDLVKVDDELDLVVVKTNDQEGVDTLSRVRFEAQKGMKDVAEAAENGTVMEGDVMEANKGGVVVNVKGVRVFVPRSQATMRRDEDYTKLVGQHVKLVITECAGRKIVGSINKVTAEANKAKREEFWANVEVGKKYQGVVKSLTSYGAFVDIGGVDGLCHISELSWSNIKHPSEVVNVGDEIEVYVKSYDPENQKVSLGYKKEEDNPWVKLENEVPVGTEFTAPVVSITKFGAFVRIMPGIDGLVHISEISNERVNKVSDVLKVGDEVRVKLTNVDFDRKRISLSMKACLNEDESAE, from the coding sequence ATGAAAGTCATCCGAGCCAAGACCGCCGGTTTCTGCTTCGGCGTGGACCGGGCCGTCAAGCTGACCTATGATCTTTTGGGGCAGGGGCGCCGCGTAGCGACGCTGGGGCCCCTGATCCACAACCCGCAGGTGGTGCAGGACCTGGAAGCCAAGGGTGCGCTGACCTGTGACGGGGTGGAGGATGTGCCCGACGGGTACGAGGTGATTATCCGAAGTCACGGTGTGCCGCAAAATGTGTATGAGAAAATAAGCACACGTGGCCTGGCGTATCATGACGCCACCTGCCCGTTTGTAGCAAAAATCCATAAATTGGCCGCAGAAGCGGGCAAAAAAGGTGCGCTTCTGCTGGTGGCAGGGGATGCGAACCACCCCGAAGTACAGGGAATTGTGGGCCATGCGACGGGCCCGGTGCGGGTTTTTGCCGATCTGGAAGAGCTGCAGAATTTGCTGCCGGAGCTTTTGCAACAAGAGTCCATTCATGTGGTGGCGCAGACGACTTTTCGTGTAGAAAGTTGGGAAAGCTGCAAAGCTTTTTTAAAAAAAGAGTGTACAAAAGCCGAAATTTTTGATACAATATGTAACGCAACGTGGGCGAGGCAACAGGAAGCGGAAGACCTCAGCCAAAAATGTGATCGTATGGTCGTCATTGGTGGTCATCATTCTTCCAATACCCAAAAGCTGTTACAGGTCGCCGCCAGGCATACCACCGCCATCAACGTCGAGACTGCTGATGAACTCGACCCTGCATGGCTGGCTGGTGCCGAAACGGTGGGCGTGACGGCCGGGGCTTCAACGCCTTCGTCTATAATTGAGGAGGTACTTAACAGTATGAGTGAAGAGATCCGTGACGACATGAGTTTTGAGGAGATGCTCGCAGCATCTGAAGCAAAACCCCTGTATGCAGGCAAGATCGTAAAAGCCAAGGTCATCAGCGTTTCCCCGACGGAATGTGTCGTCGGCATCGATGGCTCCAAGCACACCGGCGTTGTGACGCTGCGTGAGATGAGCCATGACCCCAACGCCAAGATGGAAGACCTTGTTAAGGTAGATGACGAGCTGGATCTGGTGGTTGTGAAGACCAACGACCAGGAAGGCGTGGATACCCTTTCCCGTGTCCGTTTCGAGGCCCAGAAGGGCATGAAGGACGTCGCTGAGGCTGCCGAAAACGGCACCGTCATGGAAGGCGATGTCATGGAAGCCAACAAGGGCGGTGTGGTCGTCAATGTGAAGGGCGTGCGCGTCTTCGTGCCCCGTTCTCAGGCCACCATGCGCCGTGACGAGGACTACACCAAGCTGGTGGGTCAGCATGTCAAGCTGGTCATCACCGAGTGCGCCGGCCGCAAGATCGTCGGCAGCATCAACAAGGTGACCGCCGAGGCCAACAAGGCCAAGCGCGAGGAGTTCTGGGCCAATGTCGAGGTCGGCAAGAAGTACCAGGGCGTCGTGAAGAGCCTGACTTCTTACGGTGCTTTCGTGGACATCGGCGGTGTGGACGGTCTGTGCCACATCAGCGAGCTGAGCTGGTCCAACATCAAGCATCCCTCTGAGGTCGTCAACGTGGGCGATGAGATCGAAGTCTACGTCAAGAGCTACGATCCCGAGAACCAGAAGGTCTCCCTGGGCTACAAGAAGGAAGAGGACAACCCCTGGGTCAAGCTGGAGAATGAAGTGCCCGTGGGCACCGAGTTCACCGCTCCGGTGGTCTCCATCACCAAGTTTGGCGCCTTTGTCCGCATCATGCCGGGCATCGACGGTCTCGTTCACATCAGCGAGATCAGCAACGAGCGCGTCAACAAGGTGTCCGATGTGCTGAAGGTGGGCGACGAGGTCCGCGTCAAGCTGACCAACGTCGACTTCGACCGCAAGCGCATCAGCCTGTCCATGAAGGCTTGCCTGAACGAGGACGAGAGCGCCGAATAA
- a CDS encoding lysophospholipid acyltransferase family protein, translating into MLLYWIILPIVWVLARLVWRIEVVGLEHYKAVRDGRAYVIASNHIANLDPVFIAIAVMDWRRMCVLAKEELFKNPFIGWFLRCMGAVSIERGKGDTATIDRVTSACRKGTGVLIFPEGTRTKNGKLGVLKSGAFVIAAAAGADMLPCRIIYHTKDGKLHLFCRIRIVFGPAIPASELQIADAGHKVTALRHMKNKLKTALETLLEENAFEPYPVQEEASAGSVAPPLPQGDTPSQT; encoded by the coding sequence ATGCTGCTGTATTGGATCATTCTGCCCATCGTCTGGGTTCTCGCGCGGCTCGTCTGGCGCATCGAGGTCGTCGGCCTGGAACACTATAAGGCCGTGCGCGACGGCCGTGCCTATGTGATCGCGTCCAACCACATCGCCAACCTGGACCCCGTGTTCATCGCCATTGCCGTCATGGACTGGCGCCGCATGTGCGTGCTTGCCAAAGAGGAACTTTTCAAGAATCCTTTCATCGGCTGGTTCCTGCGCTGCATGGGGGCAGTCTCCATCGAGCGCGGCAAGGGGGACACCGCCACCATCGACAGGGTCACTTCGGCCTGCCGCAAGGGCACCGGCGTGCTGATCTTCCCCGAAGGCACCCGCACCAAGAACGGCAAACTGGGGGTCCTGAAAAGCGGTGCTTTTGTCATTGCTGCGGCGGCGGGGGCCGACATGCTGCCCTGCCGCATCATCTACCATACCAAGGACGGCAAGCTGCACCTGTTCTGCCGTATCCGCATCGTTTTCGGTCCGGCTATCCCCGCTTCGGAATTGCAGATCGCCGATGCAGGGCATAAGGTCACGGCACTGCGTCATATGAAGAACAAGCTCAAGACTGCGCTGGAAACCCTGCTGGAGGAGAACGCCTTTGAACCCTATCCCGTGCAGGAGGAGGCGTCGGCCGGTTCTGTGGCCCCGCCGCTGCCCCAGGGGGATACCCCGTCCCAAACCTGA
- the cmk gene encoding (d)CMP kinase has translation MISVAIDGPSGAGKSSLAKRLAADLGYVYVDTGAMYRTIGLYAARQGADLHNADAVAALLPQIRLDIRLEDGTQHVYLNGEDVSEAIRAEAIGMAASAVSAHPPVRNFLLDTQRSLAANQNVLMDGRDIGTVVLPHATVKIFLTASPEARAQRRCKELQEKGQNAAYETVLADIRQRDYQDTHREIAPLKQAEDAVLVDTSDIDFDQSFALLKRTILEHI, from the coding sequence ATGATTTCTGTTGCCATCGACGGCCCTTCCGGGGCCGGTAAGTCCAGCCTGGCCAAGCGGCTGGCGGCAGACCTGGGCTATGTCTATGTGGATACCGGTGCCATGTACCGGACTATCGGGCTCTATGCTGCGCGGCAGGGCGCCGATCTGCACAATGCCGATGCCGTGGCGGCACTGCTGCCCCAGATCCGGCTGGACATCCGTCTGGAGGACGGCACTCAGCATGTCTACCTGAACGGGGAGGACGTGAGCGAAGCCATCCGTGCCGAGGCCATCGGCATGGCGGCATCGGCCGTGTCGGCCCATCCGCCGGTGCGGAACTTCCTGCTGGATACCCAGCGCAGCCTGGCTGCCAACCAGAATGTGCTGATGGACGGCCGGGATATCGGCACCGTGGTGCTGCCCCATGCCACCGTCAAGATCTTCCTGACCGCCAGCCCTGAGGCCCGCGCACAGCGCCGCTGCAAGGAACTGCAGGAAAAAGGGCAGAATGCAGCCTATGAGACGGTACTGGCGGACATCCGCCAGCGGGACTATCAGGACACCCACCGGGAGATTGCGCCGCTGAAGCAGGCGGAGGACGCTGTTCTGGTGGACACCAGCGACATTGATTTCGACCAGAGTTTTGCGCTGCTCAAGCGCACGATCCTGGAACACATCTGA
- a CDS encoding BaiN/RdsA family NAD(P)/FAD-dependent oxidoreductase, giving the protein MTDLLIIGGGAAGLMAAGAACARGLRVTVLEHNPKGPGQKLLITGKGRCNVTSDSDVREFLPFVRHNGRFLYSSLYAFPPSAAMELFESLGVPLKTERGRRVFPRSDRAADVLAALRSYAREAEFVRGSARKLLLEEGVCRGAVTDRGQTLRASATLIATGGISYPVTGSDGSGYKLAEQAGHAIVPPQPSLCSLVSPDPACRKMMGLSLRNVKLTLLCDGKPLFSEQGEALFTHFGLSGPLVLSASTYIEDLARHRYVCEFDLKPALDEKTLYDRLTRDFAALGGHSAQGALEKLLPHSMRPVAVEKWGVDPATRAAQITKEQKQALVRLCKHWQVPITALGDREHAVVTAGGVDVREVDPKTMASKCCGGLYFAGEVLDVDARTGGYNLQIAWSTAQAAVRAVAENQG; this is encoded by the coding sequence ATGACCGATCTTCTGATCATCGGGGGCGGTGCCGCCGGCCTGATGGCGGCGGGGGCTGCCTGCGCCCGCGGGCTGCGGGTCACGGTGCTGGAACACAACCCCAAGGGCCCGGGACAGAAACTGCTCATCACCGGAAAAGGACGATGCAACGTCACCAGCGACAGCGATGTGCGGGAATTCCTGCCCTTTGTGCGCCACAACGGCCGGTTTCTTTATTCCAGCCTGTATGCCTTTCCGCCTTCGGCAGCGATGGAACTGTTTGAATCCCTCGGTGTGCCGCTGAAAACCGAGCGGGGCCGCCGGGTCTTTCCCCGGAGTGACCGGGCGGCGGATGTGCTGGCCGCGCTGCGCAGCTATGCCCGGGAGGCAGAGTTTGTGCGCGGCAGCGCCAGGAAGCTGCTCCTGGAGGAAGGCGTCTGCCGGGGCGCCGTGACCGACCGCGGTCAGACTTTGCGGGCGTCGGCCACCCTGATCGCCACCGGCGGCATCAGCTACCCGGTCACCGGCAGCGACGGCAGCGGCTACAAACTGGCTGAACAGGCGGGACACGCCATTGTGCCGCCGCAGCCCAGCCTCTGCAGCCTGGTCAGCCCCGACCCGGCCTGCCGCAAAATGATGGGGCTCTCACTGCGCAACGTGAAACTGACGCTGCTTTGTGACGGCAAACCGCTGTTCTCGGAGCAGGGCGAGGCGCTGTTCACCCACTTCGGCCTGTCGGGACCGCTGGTGCTGTCGGCCAGTACCTACATCGAGGATCTGGCCCGTCACCGGTATGTCTGTGAGTTTGACCTCAAGCCGGCCCTGGACGAGAAGACCCTCTATGACCGGCTGACCCGGGATTTTGCCGCCCTTGGCGGGCACAGTGCCCAGGGGGCGCTGGAAAAGCTGCTGCCTCACTCCATGCGCCCCGTGGCGGTGGAAAAATGGGGTGTGGACCCCGCCACCCGGGCTGCGCAGATCACCAAAGAGCAGAAGCAGGCGCTGGTCCGGCTGTGCAAACACTGGCAGGTCCCCATCACCGCCCTGGGCGACCGGGAACATGCGGTGGTCACGGCAGGCGGCGTGGATGTGCGGGAGGTGGACCCCAAGACCATGGCCAGCAAATGCTGTGGGGGACTGTATTTCGCCGGGGAAGTGTTGGATGTGGATGCCCGCACCGGCGGCTACAATCTGCAGATCGCCTGGTCCACGGCCCAGGCGGCGGTGCGTGCCGTTGCAGAAAACCAAGGATGA
- a CDS encoding glycosyltransferase translates to MNTKEKNFISAVVYLHNDGPRAAEFCRTIAAELDAHFAQYELIAVDDACSDDTVEALRAWGKEQSAPLTILHMSLYHGLENAMNAGLDASIGDYVYEFDSTGMPYPVSCIFEAYRTALQGNDIVSVCPRTTRSGASKLFYKIFNANSHSPYRLRTDAFRLVTRRAINRVHASSAHLPYRKAAYAASGLKMTDLVFDGRMIEKQAGRFNLAVDSLALYTDAGFKTSMGITLCMLVLALAELLYTLVIFFTGHPVAGWTTTMFVITVGFAGLFAVLTIVVKYLSLLLDLTFKQQKYLVESIEKLQK, encoded by the coding sequence GTGAATACCAAAGAGAAAAACTTTATTTCGGCGGTCGTCTATCTCCACAATGACGGCCCCCGGGCGGCGGAATTCTGCCGGACCATCGCGGCCGAGCTGGATGCCCATTTTGCCCAGTACGAGCTCATCGCGGTGGACGACGCCTGCAGCGACGACACGGTGGAAGCCCTGCGCGCCTGGGGCAAAGAGCAGTCTGCCCCGCTGACCATCCTGCACATGAGCCTCTACCACGGGCTGGAAAACGCCATGAACGCCGGGCTGGATGCCTCCATCGGCGATTACGTCTACGAGTTCGATTCCACCGGGATGCCCTATCCGGTAAGCTGCATTTTCGAGGCTTACCGCACGGCGCTCCAGGGCAACGACATTGTCTCGGTCTGCCCGCGTACCACCCGCAGCGGCGCCAGCAAACTTTTTTACAAGATCTTCAACGCCAATTCCCATTCGCCCTACCGGCTGCGCACCGATGCCTTCCGGCTTGTCACCCGGCGGGCCATCAACCGGGTACACGCTTCCAGTGCCCATCTGCCCTACCGGAAGGCTGCCTACGCGGCCTCCGGCCTCAAAATGACCGACCTGGTGTTTGACGGCCGGATGATCGAAAAGCAGGCGGGACGCTTCAATCTGGCGGTGGACAGCCTGGCGCTCTACACCGACGCCGGCTTCAAGACCAGCATGGGCATCACCCTCTGCATGCTGGTGCTGGCCCTGGCCGAATTGCTGTACACCCTTGTGATTTTCTTTACCGGACATCCGGTGGCCGGGTGGACGACCACGATGTTCGTCATCACCGTGGGCTTTGCCGGTCTGTTTGCCGTGCTGACCATTGTGGTCAAATATCTGTCCCTGCTGCTGGATCTGACCTTCAAACAGCAGAAATATCTTGTGGAAAGCATCGAGAAACTGCAAAAATGA
- a CDS encoding FAD-dependent oxidoreductase translates to MNYDKIILGAGLYGLYAAQKCGAAGQRVLVLERDPAPFMRATYINQARVHMGYHYPRSYSTAIKSAHYFERFCRDYGFCLYTEFDQIYATSAHFSWTNAAEFRRFCGAAGIRCDDVAPTKYFNPGLCDGAFLTTEYTYDAQVLKKWFLEQLAKQPNVTVQYNHKPERIERVGRAWRVTAGEITAEAPYLLNATYAGVNDVHALLGLPPFQIKYEKCELILCTVDERLKNTGITVMDGPFFSLMPFGQTGLHSLTSVTFTPHETSYDSVATFPCQQESGGRCAPGSLYNCNECPAKPVSAWPYMSRLARKYLKEEYGFAYHSSLFSMKPILKASEIDDSRPTVIRVMCEEPKLVSVLSGKINTVYDLDEVLEL, encoded by the coding sequence ATGAACTACGACAAAATCATCCTGGGAGCCGGACTGTACGGCCTGTATGCGGCGCAGAAATGCGGTGCGGCGGGCCAGCGCGTCCTGGTGCTGGAACGGGACCCGGCGCCTTTCATGCGGGCCACCTATATCAACCAGGCGCGGGTGCATATGGGGTATCATTACCCGCGCAGCTACTCCACGGCCATCAAGAGCGCCCATTATTTTGAACGGTTCTGCCGGGATTACGGTTTCTGCCTGTACACCGAATTCGACCAGATCTACGCCACCAGCGCCCATTTTTCCTGGACCAACGCGGCGGAATTCCGCCGCTTTTGTGGGGCAGCGGGGATCCGCTGCGACGACGTGGCCCCCACCAAGTATTTCAATCCCGGCCTGTGTGACGGCGCTTTCCTGACGACAGAATATACCTATGACGCCCAGGTGCTGAAGAAGTGGTTCCTGGAACAGCTGGCAAAACAGCCCAACGTAACGGTACAGTACAACCATAAGCCGGAACGCATCGAGCGCGTGGGCAGAGCATGGCGGGTGACGGCGGGGGAGATCACCGCCGAAGCGCCTTACCTGCTCAATGCCACCTATGCGGGTGTGAATGATGTGCACGCCCTGCTGGGACTGCCGCCTTTCCAGATCAAGTACGAAAAGTGTGAACTGATTCTTTGTACAGTGGACGAGCGGCTGAAAAACACCGGCATCACGGTGATGGACGGGCCGTTTTTCAGTCTGATGCCTTTCGGACAGACCGGGCTGCACAGCCTGACCAGCGTGACCTTCACCCCCCACGAAACCAGTTACGACAGCGTGGCAACCTTCCCTTGCCAGCAGGAGAGCGGCGGCCGCTGTGCGCCGGGCAGCCTTTATAACTGCAACGAGTGCCCGGCCAAGCCGGTGAGCGCCTGGCCCTACATGAGCCGACTGGCCCGGAAGTATCTGAAAGAGGAATACGGCTTTGCCTACCACAGCAGCCTGTTCAGCATGAAGCCCATCCTGAAAGCCAGCGAGATCGATGACTCCCGGCCTACGGTGATCCGGGTGATGTGTGAGGAACCCAAGCTGGTGAGCGTATTGTCGGGCAAGATCAACACGGTATACGATTTGGACGAGGTGCTGGAACTGTGA
- a CDS encoding glycosyltransferase family 2 protein, whose product MIEYERHDLSGVPDYRAAELEARLSDYCLLIPVINEGARILTELGRAQRAGVDKLCDIVICDGGSTDGSMNPETLALYGVNTLLTKTGPGKQGAQLRMGIYFALDRGYKGILTIDGNNKDSIEDVPRFIEKLQAGYDLVQGSRFRSGGHAINTPPIRYAAVRLIHAPLVSLAAHQWFTDTTNAYRAYSREYLTHPEVRPLRDVFQGYELLAYLSIRATQLGMRACEVPVTRAYPATGKTPTKITGFKGNSDLLKVLLAAMAGKYNP is encoded by the coding sequence ATGATCGAATATGAACGCCATGACCTCTCCGGTGTGCCGGATTACCGTGCCGCCGAACTGGAAGCCCGGCTGAGCGATTACTGCCTGCTGATCCCCGTCATCAACGAGGGCGCCCGCATCCTGACCGAACTGGGCCGTGCCCAGCGGGCCGGGGTGGACAAGCTGTGCGATATTGTGATCTGTGACGGCGGTTCCACCGACGGCAGCATGAACCCCGAAACTCTGGCCCTCTACGGCGTCAATACGCTGCTCACCAAGACTGGCCCCGGCAAGCAGGGGGCCCAGCTGCGCATGGGCATCTATTTCGCGCTGGACCGGGGCTACAAGGGAATTCTGACCATCGACGGCAACAACAAGGATTCCATCGAGGATGTGCCCCGCTTTATCGAGAAGCTGCAGGCCGGGTACGACCTGGTCCAGGGCAGCCGGTTCCGCAGCGGCGGCCACGCCATCAATACGCCGCCCATCCGCTATGCGGCAGTGCGCCTCATCCATGCGCCGCTGGTCAGCCTGGCGGCTCACCAGTGGTTTACGGACACCACCAATGCTTACCGTGCCTACAGCCGGGAATACCTGACCCATCCCGAAGTGCGCCCGCTGCGGGACGTCTTCCAGGGGTATGAGCTGCTGGCCTACCTGAGCATCCGCGCCACCCAGCTGGGAATGCGCGCCTGTGAGGTCCCGGTTACCCGGGCCTACCCGGCCACCGGCAAAACGCCCACCAAGATAACCGGCTTCAAGGGCAACAGCGATCTGCTGAAAGTCCTGCTGGCTGCCATGGCGGGCAAGTACAATCCGTGA
- a CDS encoding sugar phosphate isomerase/epimerase family protein translates to MPVCKLAISNIAWHKNDDEAVYTAMQQAGFTGLEIAPTRIFPAEPYENLTSAALFGGYLKNRWGFEVPSLQSIWYGQKGNIFDAAQSEELLDYTAGAFQFAHSLNCPSLVFGCPKNRMRPLGAEDALAESFFMQAGNLAARYGVRLAIEANPPVYTNYLNGTAEAFALVKRLDNPGLAVNLDLSTMLAQGERLQDFVDDLQYVSHVHISEPGLAPIQKRPEHKELALLLGAVGYRGYVSVEMANTDLDTVRRTLDYVAEVFA, encoded by the coding sequence ATGCCCGTATGTAAGCTGGCCATCTCCAACATTGCATGGCATAAAAATGACGACGAAGCGGTCTACACCGCGATGCAGCAGGCCGGATTCACCGGCCTGGAGATCGCCCCCACCCGGATCTTTCCGGCGGAGCCCTATGAGAATCTGACCTCCGCCGCTCTCTTCGGCGGCTACCTGAAAAACCGCTGGGGCTTTGAAGTGCCCAGCCTGCAGAGTATCTGGTACGGCCAGAAGGGCAATATTTTTGATGCGGCCCAGAGTGAGGAACTGCTGGATTATACGGCGGGGGCTTTTCAGTTTGCCCACAGTCTGAACTGCCCGTCGCTGGTCTTCGGCTGCCCCAAGAACCGGATGCGGCCGCTGGGGGCCGAGGATGCTCTGGCGGAATCCTTCTTCATGCAGGCCGGCAATCTGGCGGCGCGGTACGGCGTGCGGCTGGCCATCGAGGCCAACCCGCCGGTGTATACCAACTATCTCAACGGCACCGCGGAAGCCTTTGCCCTGGTCAAACGGCTGGACAATCCCGGTCTGGCGGTGAATCTGGATCTTTCCACCATGCTGGCCCAGGGAGAACGGCTGCAGGATTTTGTGGATGACCTGCAGTACGTCAGCCATGTGCATATCAGTGAGCCGGGCCTTGCGCCCATCCAGAAGCGCCCGGAACACAAGGAACTGGCGCTGCTGCTGGGGGCTGTGGGGTATCGCGGCTATGTCTCGGTGGAGATGGCCAACACCGATCTGGACACTGTCCGGCGGACGCTGGACTACGTTGCGGAGGTTTTTGCATGA